In one window of Campylobacter hepaticus DNA:
- the pckA gene encoding phosphoenolpyruvate carboxykinase (ATP), giving the protein MEKFNNLGIENIKEIFHNLSYDELNTHEKANNEGLSTDNDTFCVDTGIFTGRSPKDKYFVKQDPSNQYIAWGKINQAITKELFDKLLTQARQELSGKKIYIQDAFCGASLQSRKAIRFVTEVAWQAHFVKNMFIRPSQEELENFKADFTVYNACKCVNQDYKKDGLNSEVFVIFNMEDNIAVIGGTWYGGEMKKGIFSMMNYWLPLENKLSMHCSANVGEKGDVALFFGLSGTGKTTLSTDPKRKLIGDDEHGWDDEGVFNFEGGCYAKTINLNPEYEPEIYSAIKRNALLENVVLRSDKSVDYADDSKTENTRVSYPIEHIKNHEPSLKAGHPKNIIFLTADAFGVLPPVSRLSKEQAMYYFLSGYTAKVAGTERGITEPQATFSACFGEPFMPLHPTVYARLLGEKIHKHQANVYLVNTGWSGGSYGVGQRMSIKITRSCINAILDGSICECEFENFEVFDLAIPKALNGVENSFLNPINTWADQDAYIKTRDKLASMFVENFKRYEDVKEGVEFSQFGPRI; this is encoded by the coding sequence ATGGAAAAATTTAATAATTTGGGTATAGAAAATATAAAAGAAATATTTCATAATTTAAGCTATGATGAGTTAAATACTCATGAAAAAGCTAACAACGAAGGTTTAAGCACCGATAATGATACTTTTTGTGTAGATACAGGAATTTTTACAGGAAGAAGTCCTAAAGATAAGTATTTTGTAAAGCAAGATCCTTCAAATCAGTATATTGCATGGGGAAAAATAAATCAAGCTATCACAAAAGAGTTGTTTGATAAGCTTTTAACCCAGGCAAGACAAGAGTTAAGTGGAAAGAAAATTTATATTCAAGATGCTTTTTGTGGGGCTTCTTTACAAAGTCGTAAGGCTATAAGATTTGTAACTGAAGTGGCATGGCAAGCACATTTTGTAAAAAATATGTTCATAAGACCAAGTCAAGAAGAACTTGAAAATTTTAAAGCTGATTTTACAGTTTATAATGCTTGCAAATGTGTCAATCAAGACTATAAAAAAGACGGTTTAAATTCTGAAGTTTTTGTGATTTTTAATATGGAAGATAATATAGCTGTTATAGGTGGAACTTGGTATGGCGGAGAGATGAAAAAAGGTATTTTTTCTATGATGAACTATTGGTTGCCATTAGAAAATAAACTTTCCATGCATTGTAGTGCTAATGTTGGAGAAAAAGGTGATGTAGCCCTTTTCTTTGGACTTAGCGGTACTGGCAAAACTACACTTTCAACAGATCCAAAAAGAAAACTCATAGGCGATGATGAGCATGGTTGGGATGATGAGGGTGTATTTAACTTTGAAGGGGGTTGTTATGCTAAAACAATCAATCTTAATCCTGAATACGAACCAGAAATATATAGTGCTATTAAAAGAAATGCTCTTTTAGAAAATGTAGTTTTAAGATCAGATAAAAGTGTAGATTATGCTGATGATTCTAAAACTGAAAATACAAGAGTTTCTTATCCTATAGAACATATAAAAAATCACGAGCCTAGTTTAAAAGCAGGGCATCCAAAAAATATCATTTTTTTAACTGCTGATGCTTTTGGTGTTTTACCTCCTGTAAGTAGATTAAGCAAAGAACAGGCTATGTATTATTTTTTAAGTGGATATACAGCAAAAGTAGCAGGAACTGAAAGAGGGATTACTGAACCTCAAGCAACTTTTTCAGCTTGTTTTGGTGAACCTTTCATGCCTTTGCACCCAACAGTTTATGCAAGATTGCTTGGAGAGAAAATTCATAAACATCAAGCCAATGTTTATCTTGTAAATACAGGCTGGAGTGGCGGAAGCTATGGCGTAGGACAAAGAATGAGTATTAAAATCACTAGATCTTGCATCAATGCTATCTTAGATGGAAGTATTTGCGAGTGTGAATTTGAAAATTTTGAAGTTTTTGATCTAGCTATTCCTAAGGCTTTAAATGGTGTAGAAAATAGTTTTTTAAATCCTATAAATACTTGGGCAGATCAAGATGCTTATATTAAAACAAGAGATAAATTAGCTAGTATGTTTGTAGAAAATTTTAAACGTTATGAGGATGTAAAAGAAGGAGTAGAATTTAGTCAATTTGGACCTAGAATTTAA